One part of the Planktothrix sp. FACHB-1365 genome encodes these proteins:
- a CDS encoding SDR family NAD(P)-dependent oxidoreductase, which yields MKPPVCLITGGSSGIGLSTALELTKQGYHVLIACRSERKANQAIDYIENRTNQGKVEFLPLDLASLDSIRCCVDIFEKRQLPLNLLINNAGIFNQSGTTKEGFELIWGTNYLGHFLLTYLLLDKLKSSESSQILFIGSDLALWSKNLDWKRWVKKTPLNFLKLYADSKMCLLLLMRYLLQHQLHETSIRVNTFHPGFVQSNITIWHQLSRFLKIGNSPEKISKNIIKFLSNPKYHSVQCQFLNRNLQPMPLTDISTNDNLASQIWEKSLFWTGLSNPILQTPIQYNPEDSIWGPYSLNLTETELKDIQKQIFKTVLPRSPIPILFNSCQFIKTGNFGSLILLLIQGLKREFHMERHLDSPIIFELCKNPHLLEKVREYLGESLFLWRSELWVNYPAQQLIPLWHQDRYPQLLTQTGKTLHVYIALTEVNAGNGFQYLPKQYNSLCSVKMNDPFSGNPFFEVNKDVEQLALPVCLKPGEFIFFTDDLIHRSICNISGQVRLSLTLRFAESSVKMCKSYSSHLQSPIVFL from the coding sequence ATGAAACCACCAGTTTGTCTAATCACCGGAGGGAGTTCTGGAATTGGTTTAAGCACCGCATTAGAACTCACTAAACAAGGATATCATGTCTTGATTGCTTGTCGTTCAGAACGCAAAGCAAATCAAGCCATTGATTATATTGAAAACCGCACAAATCAGGGAAAAGTTGAATTTTTACCGTTAGATTTAGCTTCATTAGATTCAATTCGTTGCTGTGTTGATATCTTTGAAAAACGCCAGCTTCCGTTAAATTTATTAATTAATAATGCAGGTATTTTTAATCAATCAGGAACCACAAAAGAAGGATTTGAATTAATTTGGGGAACCAATTATTTAGGACATTTTTTATTAACCTATTTATTATTAGATAAACTCAAATCCTCAGAATCCAGCCAAATATTATTTATTGGTTCTGATTTAGCTTTATGGTCAAAAAATCTGGATTGGAAACGATGGGTGAAAAAAACACCCTTGAACTTCCTCAAATTATATGCAGATTCTAAAATGTGTTTATTACTCTTGATGCGGTATCTTCTACAACATCAATTGCATGAAACCTCCATCAGAGTCAATACATTTCATCCGGGTTTTGTCCAATCTAATATTACCATTTGGCATCAGTTAAGCCGTTTTTTAAAGATTGGTAATTCTCCTGAAAAGATTAGTAAAAATATTATTAAATTTTTAAGTAATCCTAAATATCATTCAGTTCAATGTCAATTCTTAAATCGAAATCTTCAACCGATGCCCTTAACGGATATTAGCACAAATGATAATTTAGCTAGTCAAATTTGGGAAAAAAGTTTATTTTGGACAGGATTATCGAATCCAATTCTACAAACTCCCATTCAATATAACCCTGAAGATAGCATCTGGGGGCCTTATTCTTTAAATTTAACCGAAACTGAACTCAAAGACATTCAGAAACAGATTTTTAAAACCGTTTTACCCCGTTCTCCTATTCCAATATTGTTTAATAGCTGTCAATTTATTAAAACCGGAAATTTTGGCTCATTAATATTATTACTCATTCAAGGATTAAAACGAGAATTTCACATGGAACGCCATTTGGATTCTCCTATTATTTTTGAACTTTGCAAAAATCCCCATTTACTCGAAAAAGTTCGGGAATATTTAGGCGAATCTCTGTTTCTGTGGCGTTCTGAATTATGGGTAAATTATCCCGCACAACAATTAATTCCCCTTTGGCATCAAGACCGATATCCTCAGTTATTAACACAAACGGGAAAAACCCTCCATGTTTATATTGCTTTAACGGAAGTAAATGCGGGCAATGGATTTCAATATTTACCTAAACAATATAACTCATTATGTTCAGTTAAAATGAATGATCCCTTTAGCGGAAATCCTTTCTTTGAAGTCAATAAAGATGTCGAACAATTGGCATTACCTGTTTGTTTAAAACCCGGAGAATTTATCTTTTTTACTGATGATTTAATTCATCGTTCGATTTGTAATATCAGTGGTCAAGTTCGCCTCTCCTTAACCCTCCGTTTTGCCGAATCTAGTGTTAAAATGTGTAAAAGTTATAGTTCTCACCTCCAATCTCCCATTGTATTTTTGTGA
- a CDS encoding Dethiobiotin synthetase has product MDYKTAYSFLIDQGMALETQKNPDAFLMRLKQGQPPIPGQVTAILLALKIAYDTLKETSTFEKNFVLALHELAMQSHQQFASGRNRGVEWPPLLQEDLHRIALGVKSIFSGYWLVEK; this is encoded by the coding sequence ATGGATTATAAAACCGCTTATAGCTTTTTAATCGATCAAGGAATGGCCTTAGAGACGCAAAAAAACCCCGATGCGTTTTTAATGCGTTTAAAACAGGGTCAACCCCCCATCCCCGGTCAGGTGACAGCCATTTTATTAGCGTTAAAAATTGCCTATGATACGCTAAAAGAAACGTCAACCTTTGAAAAAAATTTCGTGTTGGCGTTACATGAATTAGCAATGCAAAGTCATCAACAATTTGCATCCGGTCGTAACCGAGGTGTTGAATGGCCTCCTTTATTACAAGAAGATTTACACCGCATTGCTCTAGGGGTTAAAAGTATTTTTTCCGGTTACTGGTTGGTGGAAAAATAG
- a CDS encoding Mo-dependent nitrogenase C-terminal domain-containing protein, with the protein MSYLTLVSRGTTPVESAPISQSGSFDPFPSKPRFAPLRPIRHWLESIKIQDSKFAHRLCQLIPAQCPFERDIKVFGRVLFHIPPLCKLNPFYEELVSLRFQALCYLADECGEDISVYC; encoded by the coding sequence ATGTCTTATCTAACTCTTGTTAGTCGCGGAACAACTCCCGTTGAATCTGCCCCCATTTCTCAATCTGGCTCCTTTGACCCCTTCCCCTCCAAACCTCGATTTGCTCCTCTGCGCCCCATTCGTCACTGGCTCGAAAGCATTAAAATCCAAGACTCGAAATTCGCTCATCGCTTGTGTCAACTCATCCCCGCTCAATGTCCGTTTGAACGAGATATTAAAGTATTTGGTCGTGTTCTGTTCCACATTCCGCCTTTGTGTAAACTCAATCCTTTCTATGAGGAATTAGTTTCTCTCCGGTTTCAGGCGTTATGTTATTTGGCGGATGAATGTGGAGAAGATATTTCAGTCTATTGTTGA
- a CDS encoding actin-binding WH2 domain-containing protein, translating into MNYFTVVMNLLRERQQFLDDIKKGVKLKPKLIGLLISSTVFFGIYGAIIGSSSSPLQALVSAIKLPALYLLTLVICFPTLYFFNVMFGSKRTFEQYLTLLMTAMAMISVLMFGFAPVSLFFLLSTKDYDFFLLLNVLIMTITGGLGIQFFYQGMQYLFLEDPEGKDLRLNILRFWLGLYAFVGTQLGWTLRPFFGSPGMPFQLLRDRESNFYVSLLNSIGSLLGLN; encoded by the coding sequence ATGAATTACTTTACAGTTGTCATGAATTTATTACGAGAACGACAACAATTTTTAGATGATATCAAAAAAGGAGTGAAGCTTAAACCAAAACTGATCGGGTTATTAATTTCTAGCACCGTATTTTTTGGAATTTATGGGGCAATTATTGGTTCATCAAGTAGTCCCTTACAGGCGTTAGTTTCAGCGATTAAGTTACCTGCACTCTATTTATTAACGTTAGTCATTTGTTTCCCAACGTTATACTTTTTTAATGTCATGTTTGGGTCAAAACGTACCTTTGAACAATATTTAACGCTATTAATGACCGCCATGGCGATGATTAGTGTTCTCATGTTTGGGTTTGCACCCGTCTCCTTATTCTTTTTATTAAGTACAAAAGATTATGATTTTTTTCTATTATTAAATGTGCTGATTATGACAATTACAGGAGGATTAGGGATACAATTTTTCTATCAAGGAATGCAATATTTATTTTTAGAAGATCCTGAAGGAAAAGACCTCCGGCTGAATATTTTACGATTTTGGTTGGGTTTATATGCGTTTGTTGGAACTCAACTGGGTTGGACATTACGGCCTTTTTTTGGTTCCCCTGGAATGCCATTTCAACTCTTGAGAGATCGAGAAAGTAATTTTTATGTCAGTTTATTGAATTCTATTGGTTCTTTGTTAGGATTAAATTAA
- a CDS encoding SH3 domain-containing protein has protein sequence MNKKSATTLFKVAVVGLIPITLTQATPANTAIQSRSTISETSDSLQLVQTPIGYCTVADPTGTPLNVRQKPNGKVIGNLKNGTIVALGVTDGSEGEKWTKIVKPLEGYVWSDYLTDCKY, from the coding sequence ATGAATAAAAAATCTGCAACTACCCTTTTTAAAGTCGCTGTTGTTGGGTTAATTCCAATTACGTTAACCCAAGCTACACCTGCTAATACAGCGATTCAATCTCGTTCAACGATTTCTGAGACTTCTGATTCATTACAATTGGTACAAACTCCCATTGGATATTGTACCGTTGCTGACCCCACAGGTACACCCTTAAACGTTCGACAAAAACCCAATGGAAAAGTGATAGGAAACCTTAAAAATGGAACGATTGTGGCGTTAGGAGTAACGGATGGAAGTGAAGGAGAAAAATGGACAAAAATTGTTAAACCATTAGAAGGTTATGTGTGGTCAGATTATTTAACAGATTGTAAATATTAA